A section of the Amycolatopsis sp. AA4 genome encodes:
- a CDS encoding Bax inhibitor-1/YccA family protein produces the protein MRSSSNPAFRNLPRGAAATGQYGPNVGFDQPYGQPQGQGGVPGYGPGQTGTASADRPMTVDDVVIKTGMSLGVALVVGVLTAIWAQSQLVRDSLGRLAPSGPLLGALIGGLVVGLVVSLVIIFKHKPSGPLTLVYSGAEGLFLGALSGLFEVFLPGIALQALIGTAGVFVAMLVVYKTGAVKVTPKLTKWIVGAVAGAAILMLVNLITAVFFGFNPLRDGGPIAIVFSLVVIGIAAFSFLLDFDQADQMIRAGMPSKWAWYAAFGLMTTLVWLYLEILRLLSYLRD, from the coding sequence GTGCGTTCCAGCAGCAACCCGGCGTTCCGCAATCTCCCGCGCGGCGCGGCCGCGACCGGGCAGTACGGGCCGAACGTCGGCTTCGACCAGCCCTACGGCCAGCCGCAGGGGCAAGGCGGCGTCCCGGGTTACGGCCCCGGCCAGACGGGCACCGCCTCCGCCGACCGTCCGATGACGGTCGACGACGTCGTGATCAAGACCGGCATGTCGCTCGGCGTCGCGCTCGTCGTCGGCGTGCTCACCGCGATCTGGGCGCAGTCCCAGCTCGTGCGCGACTCCCTCGGCAGGCTCGCGCCGAGCGGTCCGCTCCTCGGCGCGCTGATCGGCGGGCTCGTGGTGGGCCTCGTCGTGTCGCTCGTGATCATCTTCAAGCACAAGCCGAGCGGTCCGCTCACGCTCGTCTACTCCGGAGCCGAGGGCCTGTTCCTCGGTGCGCTCAGCGGGTTGTTCGAGGTGTTCCTGCCGGGCATCGCCCTGCAGGCGCTCATCGGCACCGCCGGCGTGTTCGTCGCGATGCTGGTCGTCTACAAGACCGGCGCGGTGAAGGTCACGCCGAAGCTGACCAAGTGGATCGTCGGCGCGGTCGCCGGCGCGGCCATCCTGATGCTGGTCAACCTGATCACCGCGGTGTTCTTCGGCTTCAACCCGCTGCGCGACGGCGGCCCGATCGCCATCGTCTTCAGCCTGGTGGTCATCGGCATCGCCGCGTTCAGCTTCCTGCTCGACTTCGACCAGGCCGACCAGATGATCCGCGCCGGCATGCCGTCGAAGTGGGCCTGGTACGCCGCGTTCGGCCTGATGACCACGCTGGTGTGGCTGTACCTCGAGATCCTGCGTTTGCTGTCTTACCTGCGCGACTAG
- a CDS encoding DHA2 family efflux MFS transporter permease subunit → MSAPANPAAPDAGDKLDRGVLKVASVVVLGAIMAILDTTVVNVALQKLTIQFATSFDTIQWVATGYMLALATVIPVTGWASDRFGTKRLYLLAIGTFLVGSMLAGLAWNVESLIAFRVVQGLGGGMLMPAGMTILTRAAGPQRIGRVMAVLGVPMLLGPICGPILGGWLVDSVSWRWIFYINVPIGLIAFVLALRLLPKDEPEPGNRFDFLGMLMVSPGLAALIFGVSRIPSTGTVASLEVWLPALAGLVLLVAFVLRARTMEHPLIDLKLFRNRSFSVAMITMAVFCVGFFGAMLLLPTYFVLVRGETALNAGLLLAPQGFGAMLAMPITGRLADKIAPRRIVVPGLVLIALGMVVFTQVSATTPYWQLLTALFVMGIGMGCTMMPITSAALQTLRSKDMAKASTATNILQQTAGAIGSAVMSIILAALLAGKFGVPTSQGQLVATAATMNPATHDAAAGLAGESFATTFLWGTILLAVCLVPALFLPKKRVVPTATESDETAPPVLMH, encoded by the coding sequence ATGTCCGCACCCGCGAATCCGGCCGCGCCGGATGCCGGTGACAAACTCGACCGGGGAGTGCTGAAGGTCGCTTCCGTGGTGGTGCTCGGCGCCATCATGGCGATCCTCGACACCACCGTGGTCAACGTCGCGCTCCAGAAGCTCACCATCCAGTTCGCCACGTCGTTCGACACCATCCAGTGGGTCGCGACCGGCTACATGCTGGCGCTGGCGACGGTCATCCCGGTCACCGGATGGGCGTCCGACCGGTTCGGCACGAAACGGCTGTACCTGCTCGCGATCGGCACCTTCCTGGTCGGCTCGATGCTGGCCGGGCTCGCCTGGAACGTCGAATCGCTGATCGCGTTCCGCGTCGTGCAGGGCCTCGGCGGCGGCATGCTGATGCCTGCCGGGATGACGATCCTGACCCGCGCGGCCGGTCCGCAGCGGATCGGCCGGGTCATGGCGGTGCTGGGCGTGCCGATGCTGCTCGGCCCGATCTGCGGCCCGATCCTCGGCGGCTGGCTGGTCGATTCGGTGAGCTGGCGCTGGATCTTCTACATCAACGTCCCGATCGGACTGATCGCCTTCGTGCTCGCGCTGCGCCTGCTGCCGAAGGACGAGCCGGAACCGGGCAACCGGTTCGACTTCCTCGGCATGCTGATGGTGTCGCCGGGTCTGGCCGCGCTGATCTTCGGCGTTTCGCGGATTCCGTCGACCGGCACGGTCGCCTCGCTGGAAGTGTGGCTGCCCGCGCTGGCCGGGCTCGTGCTGCTGGTCGCGTTCGTGCTGCGGGCGCGGACCATGGAGCATCCGCTGATCGACCTGAAGCTGTTCCGCAACCGCTCGTTCTCGGTCGCGATGATCACGATGGCCGTGTTCTGCGTCGGGTTCTTCGGCGCGATGCTGTTGCTGCCCACGTATTTCGTGCTGGTGCGCGGGGAGACCGCGCTGAACGCCGGTCTGCTGCTGGCCCCGCAGGGCTTCGGCGCGATGCTGGCGATGCCGATCACCGGACGCCTCGCCGACAAGATCGCGCCGCGCCGGATCGTGGTGCCCGGCCTGGTCCTGATCGCGCTGGGCATGGTGGTCTTCACGCAGGTCAGCGCGACCACTCCGTACTGGCAGCTGCTGACCGCGCTGTTCGTGATGGGCATCGGCATGGGCTGCACGATGATGCCGATCACCTCGGCCGCGCTGCAGACGTTGCGGTCCAAGGACATGGCGAAGGCCTCGACCGCGACGAACATCCTGCAGCAGACCGCGGGCGCGATCGGCTCCGCGGTGATGTCGATCATCCTGGCGGCGCTGCTCGCCGGGAAGTTCGGAGTCCCGACGAGCCAGGGCCAGCTGGTCGCCACCGCGGCGACGATGAACCCGGCCACGCACGACGCCGCGGCCGGTCTGGCGGGCGAGTCGTTCGCGACGACGTTCCTGTGGGGCACGATCCTGCTCGCGGTGTGCCTGGTGCCCGCGCTCTTCCTGCCGAAGAAGCGCGTGGTGCCCACGGCGACGGAATCCGACGAGACCGCTCCGCCGGTGCTGATGCACTGA
- a CDS encoding YeeE/YedE family protein yields MVATTDSPVDERKLLDFPTSCEAPAPKPEEPVKVVPLAVAAVLAVGLTAYVWAAHGAKFGVLLVLGLLLGLALFHSRFGFTSAWRQLIAVGNGQGLRAHTLLLGTAATLIALICGTGAGLFGSKPLPVANVGPIGLALFVGATLFAIGMQLGGACASGTLFAVGAGQSTIVLTLGGFIAGSVLYTWGYPLFTGWPQVSGFLLSDHVGWFGSWAITIAVLAAIVLATRVVQKRRVPPPVDTVPTARGFARIFRGSWPILVGAVVLGVLAGAVYLVSGGIWGVTSAFSLWGAKILQVFGLHPEQWEFWRLKANAASLSKPIWQDKTSLTDIGIMIGAFVAAAAAGAWKIHSSIPWRTAVAAVLGGILMGIGARLANGCNIGAYLGGISVGSLHGWLWGAFALFGTWIGLKLRPLFGLGNPVRTDSIC; encoded by the coding sequence GTGGTGGCGACCACCGATTCCCCTGTCGACGAGCGAAAACTGCTCGATTTCCCGACCTCCTGCGAGGCTCCGGCACCGAAACCGGAAGAGCCGGTCAAGGTGGTCCCGCTGGCCGTCGCGGCGGTGCTCGCGGTCGGGCTGACCGCCTACGTCTGGGCCGCGCACGGCGCGAAATTCGGGGTCCTGCTCGTGCTGGGGCTGCTGCTCGGCCTCGCCCTTTTCCACTCCCGCTTCGGGTTCACGTCCGCCTGGCGGCAGCTGATCGCCGTCGGCAACGGCCAGGGCCTTCGCGCGCACACCCTCCTGCTCGGCACGGCCGCGACGCTCATCGCCCTGATCTGCGGCACCGGCGCGGGTCTGTTCGGCAGCAAACCGCTGCCGGTGGCGAACGTCGGGCCGATCGGGCTCGCGTTGTTCGTCGGGGCCACGCTGTTCGCGATCGGCATGCAACTCGGCGGCGCGTGCGCGTCCGGAACGCTCTTCGCGGTCGGGGCCGGGCAGTCGACGATCGTGCTGACCCTCGGCGGGTTCATCGCCGGTTCGGTCCTCTACACCTGGGGCTACCCGCTTTTCACCGGCTGGCCGCAGGTTTCCGGCTTCCTGCTGTCGGACCACGTCGGCTGGTTCGGTTCGTGGGCGATCACGATCGCGGTGCTCGCCGCGATCGTCCTCGCGACCCGCGTGGTGCAGAAGCGCCGCGTGCCGCCGCCGGTCGACACCGTGCCGACCGCGCGCGGATTCGCCCGGATCTTCCGCGGCTCCTGGCCGATCCTCGTCGGCGCGGTCGTGCTCGGCGTGCTGGCCGGCGCGGTGTACCTGGTTTCCGGCGGCATCTGGGGCGTCACGAGCGCGTTCAGCCTGTGGGGCGCGAAAATTCTCCAGGTGTTCGGCCTGCACCCGGAGCAGTGGGAGTTCTGGCGGCTGAAGGCGAACGCGGCGTCGCTGTCCAAGCCGATCTGGCAGGACAAGACCAGCCTCACCGACATCGGCATCATGATCGGCGCGTTCGTGGCCGCGGCGGCCGCGGGCGCGTGGAAGATCCACAGCTCGATCCCGTGGCGCACCGCCGTCGCCGCGGTTCTCGGCGGAATCCTCATGGGAATCGGCGCGCGGCTGGCGAACGGCTGCAACATCGGCGCGTACCTGGGCGGCATTTCCGTCGGCAGCCTGCACGGCTGGCTGTGGGGCGCGTTCGCGCTTTTCGGCACCTGGATCGGGCTGAAACTGCGGCCGTTGTTCGGTTTGGGCAACCCCGTGCGCACGGACAGTATCTGCTGA
- a CDS encoding acetyl-CoA C-acetyltransferase has product MPEAVIVSTARSPIGRAGKGSLVGMRPDDLAVQMVRAALDKVPELDPADIDDLMLGCGLPGGESGFNMGRAVAVELGYDHLPGCTITRYCSSSLQTTRMALHAIKAGEGDVFISAGVETVSRFAKGSSDSWPDTHNPLFADAEARTQATAESGADSWQDPRENGQLPDVYIAMGQTAENLARLKGITREEMDEFGVRSQNLAEKAIADGFWAKDITPVTLPDGTVVSKDDGPRAGVTLEGVSGLKPVFRPDGRITAGNCCPLNDGAAAVVIMSDTKARELGLTPLARVVSTGVTGLSPEIMGYGPVEASKQALSRAGLSISDIDLVEINEAFAAQVIPSYRDLGIDLDRLNVNGGAIAVGHPFGMTGARITSTLINSLQHHDKQFGLETMCVGGGQGMAMVLERLS; this is encoded by the coding sequence ATGCCCGAAGCTGTCATCGTCTCCACCGCCCGCTCCCCGATCGGCCGCGCCGGGAAGGGCTCGCTGGTCGGGATGCGCCCCGACGACCTGGCCGTGCAGATGGTGCGCGCGGCACTGGACAAGGTGCCCGAGCTGGACCCGGCCGACATCGACGACCTGATGCTCGGCTGCGGCCTGCCCGGCGGCGAGTCCGGCTTCAACATGGGCCGCGCGGTGGCCGTCGAACTCGGCTACGACCACCTGCCCGGCTGCACGATCACCCGGTACTGCTCCTCCAGCTTGCAGACCACCCGGATGGCGCTGCACGCGATCAAGGCGGGCGAGGGCGACGTCTTCATTTCCGCGGGCGTCGAGACCGTGTCGCGGTTCGCCAAGGGCAGCTCCGACTCCTGGCCGGACACGCACAACCCGCTGTTCGCCGACGCCGAGGCGCGCACCCAGGCCACCGCCGAGTCCGGTGCGGACAGCTGGCAGGACCCGCGCGAGAACGGCCAGCTCCCGGACGTCTACATCGCGATGGGCCAGACCGCGGAGAACCTCGCGCGGCTCAAGGGCATCACCCGCGAAGAGATGGACGAGTTCGGCGTGCGGTCGCAGAACCTCGCCGAGAAGGCCATCGCGGACGGCTTCTGGGCCAAGGACATCACGCCGGTGACGCTGCCGGACGGCACGGTCGTGTCGAAGGACGACGGGCCGCGCGCGGGCGTCACGCTGGAAGGCGTTTCCGGACTGAAGCCGGTCTTCCGCCCGGACGGCCGGATCACCGCCGGCAACTGCTGCCCGCTCAACGACGGCGCGGCGGCGGTCGTGATCATGTCCGACACGAAGGCGCGCGAACTTGGCCTGACCCCGCTGGCGCGCGTCGTGTCCACCGGTGTCACCGGCCTGTCGCCGGAGATCATGGGCTACGGCCCGGTCGAGGCGTCGAAGCAGGCGCTGTCCCGCGCTGGACTGTCCATTTCGGACATCGACCTGGTCGAGATCAACGAGGCGTTCGCCGCGCAGGTCATCCCGTCGTACCGCGACCTCGGCATCGACCTGGACCGGCTGAACGTCAACGGCGGCGCGATCGCGGTCGGCCACCCGTTCGGCATGACCGGCGCGCGGATCACTTCCACGCTGATCAACTCCCTGCAGCACCACGACAAGCAGTTCGGCCTCGAGACGATGTGCGTCGGCGGCGGACAGGGCATGGCGATGGTGCTGGAGCGGCTTTCCTAG
- a CDS encoding collagen binding domain-containing protein, which produces MGWISRPRARWRAATGLVATALLGALSVTTPGIASAAADPVKGAGLPIVHNEGGTNYEDWLGSYKVGGKDVFCVRFHLKAPGSDEAYQPGDELLTKWGEPLEPDIAGNISYLLLRYGNTSNNDEAAALAHLLHSWTAKTHTPGDTNFGTPPEKAAYPEQKYFDALSAAAKNDVAKMKAEAEANRGPWTASVTAPKGDQHLGQPATWTVTVKNSQGKGIPDVPVKLTATDGTVGQADKQADAEKASDSSSGNSAPQAAAKDATLKTDASGTVTVKVTPTGDQPKLVASLSAPADKPKVQNPVNTKDGIQSVVGTGGEQQLTAQGVVAVAKPGKVQVTKTDAKTGKGIGGATLRVTGKDRKTAATGQDGKPLTGPDGQPAVVTTSGDNGTATVENLLAPQEVCVVEVNAPPGYTNAFDPNNPPAACGSLTPGGTLALTVANTPNEVPHAIPAGDLPVTMAKGTVETSFSTGGIAGLAALALVGSALVGFAARRSARR; this is translated from the coding sequence ATGGGGTGGATCTCACGCCCGCGCGCTCGCTGGCGCGCGGCCACCGGGCTGGTCGCGACCGCACTGCTCGGCGCACTCTCCGTAACCACGCCGGGGATCGCCTCGGCCGCCGCGGACCCGGTCAAGGGCGCTGGCCTGCCGATCGTCCACAACGAGGGCGGCACCAATTACGAGGACTGGCTCGGCTCGTACAAGGTGGGCGGCAAAGACGTCTTCTGCGTCCGGTTCCATCTGAAGGCGCCGGGCAGCGACGAGGCCTACCAGCCGGGCGACGAACTGCTGACGAAGTGGGGCGAGCCGCTGGAGCCCGACATCGCAGGCAACATCTCGTACCTGCTGTTGCGCTACGGCAACACCTCCAACAACGACGAGGCCGCCGCGCTGGCCCACCTGCTGCACTCGTGGACTGCCAAGACGCACACGCCCGGCGACACGAACTTCGGCACGCCCCCGGAGAAGGCCGCCTATCCGGAGCAGAAGTACTTCGACGCTCTCAGCGCGGCCGCCAAGAACGACGTGGCCAAGATGAAGGCCGAGGCCGAGGCGAACCGCGGCCCGTGGACCGCGTCGGTCACCGCACCGAAGGGCGATCAGCACCTCGGCCAGCCCGCGACCTGGACGGTCACGGTGAAGAACTCCCAGGGCAAGGGCATCCCGGACGTTCCGGTGAAGCTGACCGCCACCGACGGGACCGTCGGCCAAGCGGACAAGCAGGCCGACGCCGAGAAGGCTTCGGACTCTTCGTCCGGCAACTCCGCGCCCCAGGCCGCGGCGAAGGACGCGACGTTGAAGACCGACGCGAGCGGCACGGTCACGGTGAAGGTCACGCCTACTGGCGACCAGCCGAAGCTCGTCGCCTCGCTGTCCGCGCCCGCGGACAAGCCGAAGGTGCAGAACCCGGTCAACACCAAGGACGGGATCCAGAGCGTCGTCGGCACCGGCGGGGAACAGCAACTGACCGCGCAGGGCGTCGTCGCCGTGGCGAAGCCGGGCAAGGTGCAGGTCACCAAGACCGATGCCAAGACCGGCAAGGGCATCGGCGGCGCGACGCTGCGGGTCACCGGCAAGGACCGCAAGACCGCCGCCACCGGTCAGGACGGCAAGCCGCTCACCGGGCCCGACGGGCAGCCCGCCGTGGTCACCACCAGCGGGGACAACGGGACGGCGACCGTCGAGAATCTGCTGGCCCCGCAGGAAGTCTGCGTGGTCGAGGTGAACGCGCCGCCGGGCTACACCAACGCGTTCGACCCGAACAACCCGCCCGCCGCGTGCGGCTCGCTGACGCCGGGCGGAACCCTCGCGCTGACAGTGGCCAACACGCCGAACGAAGTGCCGCACGCGATTCCCGCCGGCGACCTGCCGGTGACGATGGCCAAGGGCACTGTCGAGACGAGCTTCTCCACCGGCGGCATCGCGGGTCTCGCGGCGCTGGCGCTCGTCGGTTCGGCGCTGGTCGGGTTCGCCGCTCGGCGGTCGGCCCGGCGGTAA
- a CDS encoding cystathionine beta-synthase, with the protein MEYAEHIVDLVGNTPLVKLNSLTRGLKPLVLAKVEYVNPGGSVKDRIALRMIEAAEASGELRPGGTIVEPTSGNTGVGLAMVAQRKGYQCVFVCPDKVSEDKRNVLRAYGARVVVCPTAVAPEHPDSYYNVSDRLVREIEGAWKPNQYANPENPASHYHSTGPELWRQTDGKITHFVAGVGTGGTISGTGKFLKEVSDGRVQVVGADPEGSVYSGGTGRPYLVEGVGEDFWPETYDRNVADQIIPISDAHSFEITRRLATEEGLLVGGSCGMAVAAALKLAEGLTEDDVVVVLLPDGGRGYLTKVFNDAWMSSYGFLPPDSSGATVGDVLTRKSGALPSLVHSHPNETVAEAVAILSEFGVSQMPVVSAEPPVMAAEVVGAVNERDLLDALFTGKAQLADRLETHMSPPLPTIGAGEQVSAAMKALEGADGALVLIDGKPAGVVTRHDLLAFLAGR; encoded by the coding sequence GTGGAGTACGCAGAACACATCGTGGACCTCGTGGGCAACACCCCGCTGGTCAAGCTGAATTCGCTTACGCGGGGGCTCAAGCCGCTCGTGCTCGCCAAGGTCGAGTACGTCAACCCGGGCGGCAGCGTGAAGGACCGGATCGCGCTGCGGATGATCGAGGCCGCGGAGGCGTCGGGCGAACTGCGCCCCGGCGGCACGATCGTGGAGCCCACCTCGGGCAACACCGGGGTCGGGCTGGCCATGGTCGCCCAGCGCAAGGGCTACCAGTGCGTGTTCGTCTGCCCGGACAAGGTGAGCGAGGACAAGCGCAACGTGCTGCGCGCGTACGGCGCGCGCGTCGTCGTGTGCCCCACCGCGGTCGCGCCCGAGCACCCCGATTCGTACTACAACGTGTCCGACCGGCTCGTGCGCGAGATCGAGGGCGCCTGGAAGCCCAACCAGTACGCCAACCCGGAGAACCCGGCCAGCCACTACCACTCCACCGGCCCGGAGCTCTGGCGGCAGACCGACGGCAAGATCACCCACTTCGTCGCCGGCGTCGGCACCGGCGGCACGATCTCCGGCACCGGCAAGTTCCTGAAGGAGGTCAGCGACGGCCGCGTCCAGGTCGTCGGAGCCGATCCGGAGGGCTCGGTGTACTCCGGCGGCACCGGACGGCCGTACCTGGTCGAGGGCGTCGGCGAGGACTTCTGGCCGGAGACCTACGACCGGAACGTCGCGGACCAGATCATCCCGATCAGCGACGCGCACTCCTTCGAGATCACCCGCCGCCTCGCGACCGAGGAAGGCCTGCTCGTCGGCGGTTCGTGCGGGATGGCCGTGGCCGCCGCGCTGAAGCTGGCCGAGGGGCTGACCGAGGACGACGTCGTGGTCGTGCTGCTGCCCGACGGCGGACGCGGCTACCTCACCAAGGTGTTCAACGACGCCTGGATGTCGTCCTACGGCTTCCTCCCGCCGGATTCCTCCGGCGCGACGGTCGGCGACGTGCTCACCCGCAAGTCCGGTGCGCTGCCCAGCCTCGTGCACTCGCACCCGAACGAAACGGTCGCCGAGGCGGTGGCCATCCTGTCGGAGTTCGGCGTCAGCCAGATGCCCGTGGTCAGCGCCGAACCGCCGGTGATGGCCGCCGAGGTGGTCGGCGCGGTCAACGAGCGCGACCTGCTCGACGCGCTGTTCACCGGCAAGGCCCAGCTCGCCGACCGGCTGGAGACGCACATGTCGCCGCCGCTGCCCACGATCGGAGCCGGCGAGCAGGTGAGCGCCGCGATGAAGGCGCTCGAAGGGGCCGACGGCGCGTTGGTGCTCATCGACGGCAAGCCGGCGGGCGTCGTCACCAGGCACGATCTGCTCGCGTTCCTCGCCGGCCGATAG
- a CDS encoding class F sortase, which yields MSGKGRLVGGFVLGAASVLAVELATVVISSPPTTVVAGSASPATAAVPAASPQQLAPAAPPSSSSAAPPPSSSAAAPPPAAPAEHRQAPEPGPQAPGTIRLPGGGTAAMVRQDLGPGNTLPVPSDIGQAAWWGADLEAVSGASVFAGHVNWRGATGPFSELWNERIGGVVTIVDRAGKTSRYRISQLVTVHKNDLPGRADDLFGQAGPHRVVLVTCGGRWIGGSDGYEENRVVIADPE from the coding sequence ATGAGCGGAAAAGGACGGCTGGTCGGCGGGTTCGTGCTCGGCGCGGCAAGCGTGCTGGCAGTGGAACTCGCGACCGTCGTGATCAGTTCGCCGCCGACGACGGTGGTGGCCGGGAGCGCGTCCCCGGCCACCGCCGCCGTTCCGGCCGCTTCCCCGCAGCAGCTGGCTCCCGCGGCACCGCCGTCGTCGAGCAGTGCGGCACCGCCGCCCAGCAGTTCGGCGGCCGCTCCGCCGCCCGCCGCGCCCGCGGAGCATCGGCAAGCTCCGGAACCGGGACCGCAGGCGCCGGGCACGATCCGGCTGCCGGGCGGCGGGACCGCGGCGATGGTGCGCCAGGACCTCGGGCCGGGCAACACGCTTCCGGTGCCGTCGGACATCGGGCAGGCGGCGTGGTGGGGCGCGGATCTGGAAGCGGTCAGCGGCGCGAGCGTGTTCGCGGGCCACGTGAACTGGCGCGGGGCGACCGGGCCGTTCTCGGAACTGTGGAACGAGCGCATCGGCGGCGTGGTGACGATCGTGGACCGCGCGGGCAAAACGAGCCGGTACCGGATTTCCCAGCTGGTCACTGTGCACAAGAACGACCTGCCGGGCCGCGCCGACGATCTCTTCGGGCAGGCCGGGCCGCACCGGGTGGTCCTGGTGACCTGCGGAGGGCGCTGGATCGGCGGGAGCGACGGGTACGAGGAGAACCGCGTGGTGATCGCGGACCCGGAGTGA
- a CDS encoding pentapeptide repeat-containing protein, protein MTERNRVLSTRTIAWWGTGIVLLAAVAAALLLWLLGGGTPADSSRLDALRTASSIVVGTGGAAALLLAARRQRSAELDLEQKDHDATERRITDMYGKAADQLGSDKAPVRLAGLYALERLAQSHADQRQTIVNVLCAYLRMPLDGTAEEVQVRKAAQRILMLHLRPGGGEEPNGSYWPDIDLDFSGAHLVELTLTYCRIRSIVCHETTFTGKSTFCCTEFRTKADFTDAVFTERADFRGAVIGGERDAFRGAQFEQHAEFADDAKVRLAGALAKPGYRRAWPAGWAEEPGDDGWLRLVPR, encoded by the coding sequence GTGACCGAGCGCAACCGGGTGTTGTCCACGCGCACGATCGCGTGGTGGGGGACCGGCATCGTGCTGCTGGCGGCCGTCGCGGCGGCACTGCTGCTCTGGCTGCTCGGCGGCGGCACCCCGGCGGATTCGTCGCGGCTCGACGCGCTGCGCACGGCCTCGAGCATCGTCGTCGGGACCGGCGGCGCGGCCGCGCTGCTGCTCGCCGCGCGCCGGCAGCGGTCCGCGGAACTGGATCTGGAACAGAAGGACCACGACGCGACCGAGCGCCGGATCACCGACATGTACGGCAAGGCCGCCGACCAGCTCGGCAGCGACAAGGCCCCGGTCCGGCTGGCCGGGCTGTACGCGCTCGAACGGCTCGCGCAAAGCCACGCCGACCAGCGGCAGACCATAGTCAACGTGCTCTGCGCGTATCTCCGGATGCCGCTGGACGGCACCGCCGAGGAGGTGCAGGTGCGCAAGGCCGCGCAGCGGATCCTGATGCTGCACTTGCGGCCGGGCGGCGGGGAGGAGCCGAACGGGTCGTACTGGCCGGACATCGACCTCGACTTCTCCGGCGCCCACCTCGTCGAGCTGACGCTCACCTATTGCCGGATCCGTTCCATCGTCTGTCACGAAACGACGTTCACCGGAAAATCGACGTTCTGCTGCACCGAATTCCGCACCAAAGCCGATTTCACCGACGCGGTCTTCACAGAACGCGCGGACTTTCGCGGCGCAGTCATCGGCGGCGAACGCGACGCATTCCGCGGTGCCCAGTTCGAACAGCACGCGGAATTCGCCGACGACGCGAAAGTCCGGCTCGCCGGAGCCCTCGCGAAACCCGGATACCGCCGCGCCTGGCCCGCCGGATGGGCGGAGGAACCCGGCGACGACGGCTGGCTCCGGCTGGTCCCGCGCTAG